The following proteins come from a genomic window of Galactobacillus timonensis:
- the pbp4b gene encoding penicillin binding protein PBP4B translates to MKRFFCALSAGLLAFSLASCAQNDTSAATAAAEEENLIKQASLDASASFQDEVIFPDWAGYTDDTLAMNSMYSFKTYHGQGSLYITPAEGVESFRIFINNHEIDTSQMTAGNTWEVDISKWTIDGTNTIQVTGITPSDLTEAVKVDIPYPTVLEDGTLEEAGISQASVDLIDQIIQKDIEHGFTSAQLAVVKDGKLVLQKAWGTVNAYNQDGTRKSDSAAVTNDTLYDLASNTKMYSVNYALQYLVSHEDFDLDAKIVDLIGQQFVDDTIDITYDGYENPGLETNKAWKAELTVRDILRHQAGFPADPQYHNDAFNQSTQKPDPDTENVLYSGSDGSAETKQKTLESICKTPLMYEPGTKTVYSDVDYMLLGLIIEKETGKDLNTFLKETFWDPMGLTKISYNPLDHGFAKDDCAATELNGNTRDGAISFTGVRTYTLQGEVHDEKAYYAMGGMSGHAGLFANATDLAKLASVMLTGGYGTNNFFSQNVMDTFTAPKKEDAPSARWGLGWWREADNQRAWYFGTQSSSDTIGHQGWTGTLTMIDPQENLVIVYLTNKINSPVTDKSVSANTFDGNWFTSSTLGFVPQLLQMGLNTTDEELNASLDSLLTDMVVDKYRLVNEEAAETTLTKDHPLVQAAYSIEEVLFDRAEAEGTDEAKAACQKAIDLMDTERDAEEIKTLQARLDKMK, encoded by the coding sequence ATGAAACGCTTTTTTTGCGCCCTTTCCGCTGGGCTGCTGGCTTTCAGCCTGGCTTCCTGCGCACAGAACGACACCAGTGCTGCGACTGCCGCGGCTGAAGAAGAAAACCTGATCAAGCAGGCGTCACTTGATGCGTCCGCATCGTTCCAGGACGAAGTCATTTTCCCGGACTGGGCAGGCTATACCGACGATACGCTTGCGATGAACAGCATGTACTCATTCAAAACATACCATGGGCAGGGGAGCCTTTACATTACACCGGCCGAAGGTGTGGAAAGCTTCCGTATCTTCATCAACAACCATGAGATTGATACTTCGCAGATGACTGCCGGAAATACATGGGAAGTCGATATCTCCAAATGGACCATCGACGGCACCAACACCATTCAGGTGACCGGGATTACGCCTTCCGATCTGACCGAAGCCGTCAAGGTCGATATTCCCTATCCGACCGTTCTGGAGGATGGAACACTGGAAGAAGCCGGTATTTCTCAGGCTTCCGTTGATCTGATCGACCAGATCATTCAGAAGGATATTGAACATGGCTTTACCAGCGCGCAGCTGGCTGTCGTAAAAGATGGAAAGCTCGTTCTTCAGAAGGCCTGGGGAACTGTCAACGCCTACAATCAGGACGGCACCCGCAAGAGCGACAGCGCCGCTGTCACCAACGATACGCTCTATGATCTGGCATCGAATACGAAAATGTATTCCGTCAACTATGCGCTGCAGTATCTGGTGAGTCACGAGGACTTTGATCTTGATGCGAAGATCGTTGACCTGATCGGACAGCAATTTGTGGATGATACGATCGATATCACCTACGACGGCTATGAAAATCCGGGCCTTGAGACGAACAAGGCATGGAAAGCGGAACTGACGGTACGCGACATCCTGCGTCATCAGGCCGGCTTCCCCGCCGATCCCCAGTATCATAACGATGCCTTCAACCAGTCGACGCAGAAGCCGGATCCGGATACGGAAAATGTACTGTATTCCGGCAGCGACGGTTCGGCAGAGACGAAGCAGAAGACGCTCGAATCCATTTGCAAAACTCCTTTGATGTATGAGCCCGGCACAAAGACGGTTTACTCCGATGTCGATTACATGTTGCTGGGGCTGATTATTGAAAAGGAAACCGGAAAGGATCTGAACACGTTCCTGAAGGAAACCTTCTGGGATCCCATGGGACTGACGAAGATCAGCTATAACCCGCTTGACCATGGCTTTGCGAAGGATGACTGTGCCGCAACGGAGCTCAATGGTAATACGCGTGACGGCGCCATTTCCTTTACTGGCGTCAGAACCTATACGCTGCAGGGCGAAGTACATGATGAGAAGGCCTACTATGCCATGGGTGGAATGTCCGGTCACGCCGGCCTCTTCGCCAATGCGACAGACCTTGCGAAACTTGCCAGCGTCATGTTAACGGGAGGATACGGAACCAACAACTTCTTCTCACAGAATGTGATGGACACGTTCACGGCTCCGAAGAAAGAGGACGCCCCTAGTGCACGGTGGGGCCTTGGCTGGTGGCGCGAAGCTGACAATCAGCGTGCATGGTACTTTGGTACGCAGTCGAGCTCCGATACGATCGGACATCAGGGCTGGACAGGTACTCTGACGATGATCGATCCGCAGGAGAATCTGGTCATTGTCTATCTGACGAATAAGATCAATTCGCCGGTGACGGACAAGAGCGTTTCCGCCAACACCTTTGACGGCAACTGGTTTACGTCAAGTACCCTCGGCTTTGTTCCGCAGCTGCTTCAGATGGGCCTGAATACCACCGATGAAGAACTGAACGCAAGCCTCGATTCGCTGCTAACGGACATGGTCGTTGACAAGTACCGTCTCGTGAATGAAGAAGCTGCTGAAACGACGCTGACCAAGGATCATCCGCTGGTGCAGGCTGCCTACAGCATCGAAGAAGTGCTGTTTGATCGCGCCGAGGCAGAAGGTACCGATGAAGCCAAAGCCGCATGCCAGAAGGCTATCGATCTGATGGATACGGAACGGGACGCCGAAGAGATTAAGACACTGCAGGCAAGACTCGACAAAATGAAGTGA
- a CDS encoding helix-turn-helix transcriptional regulator — protein MKEKDLNPIATFVKMNRKEAGLTQKEFAFRSGLGLRFVRDLEQGKESLRMDKVNQALAMFGMTCVPGKMSRRVEEEPEE, from the coding sequence ATGAAAGAAAAGGATTTAAACCCGATTGCCACGTTCGTAAAGATGAACCGGAAGGAAGCCGGTCTGACGCAGAAGGAGTTTGCATTCCGGTCTGGGCTGGGGCTGAGGTTTGTGCGTGATCTTGAGCAGGGAAAAGAGAGCCTGCGCATGGATAAAGTGAATCAGGCACTGGCAATGTTTGGGATGACCTGCGTACCTGGAAAGATGAGCAGGAGAGTAGAAGAGGAACCGGAGGAATGA
- a CDS encoding DUF3990 domain-containing protein: MIVDHPDVIHSIRDLDFGRGFYVTTIREQAERWARRKAGFSKGSKPVLNEYELLSVMDGLNIRDFGDDLDTWIDFVCKCRDGNTEYRRYDIIIGKVANDKVFRVVDLYHSGIWDKDRALKEIRVYPGYDQIAFITQKAIDQTLVFKKASEVTL, translated from the coding sequence ATGATTGTTGATCATCCGGATGTCATCCATTCCATCCGTGACCTTGATTTCGGACGAGGTTTTTACGTGACTACAATCAGGGAACAGGCAGAGCGCTGGGCAAGGCGAAAGGCTGGATTTTCCAAGGGTTCGAAGCCGGTTCTTAATGAATATGAGTTGCTTTCTGTTATGGATGGTCTGAACATCAGAGACTTTGGAGATGACCTCGATACGTGGATTGATTTTGTGTGCAAGTGTCGTGATGGAAATACGGAATATCGAAGGTATGACATTATCATAGGCAAAGTGGCAAATGATAAGGTGTTCCGGGTTGTCGATTTGTATCATTCAGGCATTTGGGATAAGGACCGTGCTTTAAAAGAAATACGAGTCTACCCGGGGTATGATCAGATCGCTTTTATCACACAAAAGGCCATTGACCAGACGCTCGTATTTAAGAAAGCATCAGAGGTCACATTATGA
- a CDS encoding DUF3791 domain-containing protein, translating to MNEDNFSFAVYMIHACADRWNTTPSKVYAALEKSGCLDNYIIPYYDVLHTQSTDYVVHDIGEYLKDRGVIA from the coding sequence ATGAATGAAGACAATTTCTCTTTTGCTGTATATATGATTCATGCCTGCGCGGATCGCTGGAACACAACGCCATCAAAGGTATACGCGGCACTGGAGAAAAGCGGATGTTTGGATAACTATATCATTCCTTACTATGACGTACTTCATACACAGAGCACGGATTATGTTGTGCATGATATTGGCGAGTATCTAAAGGATAGAGGTGTGATCGCATGA
- a CDS encoding DUF262 domain-containing protein — MKTNDRRLTDLMKEVDSGLAQLPDFQRGWVWDDGRIRALILSVIRNFPVGAAMFLEYGNEIVHFKHKPIEGSPADHDIEPDELILDGQQRLTSLYNALYSKNPVHTKTEKGKNIDRYYYLSIENALNLTADDDKIVVSVPANKLITSDFGRNVEKDLTSREQEFKLKMFPLNIILDSAAVLDWQNQYYSYMNYDHEIIQQFIELFSKVINPTQQYQMPVILLEKTTPKEAVCQVFENVNTGGVSLTVFELVTAVFAMDDFQLRKDWENKRETYFSGDILSIVTATDFLTALTLLSSYMEGDTVSCKKKDVLSLTLDIYKKYSEDLCKGFSIAENLLREERIFSSNDLPYSTQLIPLSAICTVLMKHNRIRTTSVKNKVKQWYWCGVFGELYGSANETRYANDIVQVVKWIESEGNLPKTVTDFYFNPMRLLGMQSRQSAAYKGMMALILKNHARDFISGTEMDFSTFTDEKIDIHHIFPKDYCIQKGYDKRLWNSVVNKTPISASSNREIGGSAPSVYLEKLEKKGSVTATDLDGYVETHWIDHTLLRNNDFQKYFVDRAKKLLAAIETATGRTISGKDADEVKQTFGEALV, encoded by the coding sequence ATGAAAACGAATGATAGACGACTCACAGATCTAATGAAGGAAGTGGATAGCGGGCTTGCACAGCTTCCTGATTTTCAGCGCGGTTGGGTATGGGATGACGGGCGAATCCGAGCTCTAATATTGAGCGTTATCCGAAACTTTCCGGTCGGTGCTGCTATGTTTCTCGAGTATGGTAATGAAATTGTTCACTTTAAACATAAACCAATTGAAGGGTCTCCTGCTGACCATGACATTGAACCTGATGAACTGATTCTCGATGGACAGCAGAGATTGACTTCTTTATATAATGCACTTTACAGCAAAAATCCCGTTCATACTAAGACTGAGAAGGGTAAGAATATTGATCGTTATTATTATTTGAGCATTGAAAACGCACTTAATCTCACAGCAGATGATGACAAAATAGTTGTTTCGGTTCCTGCAAACAAGTTAATTACCTCTGACTTTGGCCGGAATGTTGAAAAGGATCTCACGAGCAGAGAACAGGAGTTTAAACTCAAGATGTTCCCGCTGAATATTATTTTGGATTCTGCGGCAGTGCTTGACTGGCAGAATCAATATTATTCGTACATGAACTATGATCACGAAATAATACAACAGTTTATAGAACTGTTCTCAAAGGTGATTAATCCAACCCAACAATATCAAATGCCAGTTATCCTACTTGAAAAAACTACACCAAAGGAAGCTGTTTGTCAGGTGTTTGAGAATGTCAATACAGGCGGAGTCTCACTTACTGTATTTGAGCTTGTGACAGCAGTATTTGCTATGGATGATTTTCAACTCAGAAAAGACTGGGAAAACAAAAGAGAAACTTACTTCTCTGGGGATATTTTATCAATAGTGACTGCGACCGATTTTTTGACTGCACTCACATTGCTTTCTTCTTATATGGAAGGTGACACTGTAAGCTGTAAGAAGAAGGATGTTCTATCATTGACACTGGATATTTATAAGAAATATTCTGAAGACCTCTGCAAAGGTTTTTCTATTGCGGAAAATCTTCTGAGAGAAGAACGCATTTTTTCAAGCAATGACCTGCCTTACAGTACACAATTGATTCCTCTTTCTGCTATCTGCACGGTTCTTATGAAACACAATAGAATCCGTACAACATCAGTAAAGAATAAAGTTAAACAGTGGTACTGGTGTGGGGTGTTTGGGGAATTGTATGGCTCAGCCAATGAAACTCGATATGCGAATGACATTGTTCAGGTAGTTAAATGGATTGAATCTGAAGGGAATCTTCCCAAAACCGTTACGGATTTCTATTTTAATCCCATGCGGTTGCTTGGGATGCAATCCCGTCAATCGGCAGCCTATAAAGGTATGATGGCACTGATTTTGAAAAACCATGCACGTGATTTCATATCTGGAACAGAAATGGATTTTTCAACATTCACGGATGAGAAGATTGATATTCATCACATCTTCCCCAAGGATTACTGCATTCAGAAGGGATATGACAAGCGGTTATGGAACAGCGTTGTGAATAAGACGCCAATTTCTGCAAGCAGCAATCGCGAAATTGGGGGCTCCGCGCCTTCAGTTTATCTTGAAAAACTCGAAAAGAAGGGATCGGTTACGGCAACTGATCTGGATGGATATGTGGAAACTCACTGGATTGACCATACTCTACTCCGTAATAATGATTTCCAGAAGTATTTTGTCGATCGGGCCAAGAAGCTGCTAGCTGCTATTGAAACGGCGACCGGACGAACAATCTCTGGTAAGGATGCAGATGAAGTAAAACAGACTTTTGGTGAAGCATTGGTTTAA
- a CDS encoding HNH endonuclease produces MIFIENFTVSRDRDDFLYLYENFHGTNIDEFLKGVSERHTTWSVPKNAVPGDTIIFMCAKQARANLGMATSHMDFSADSGLEKFITKQKNFYQQYSGKLLGYGVVNSYPMGDGSYWMSEISDVEGLAEPIDYREIKSFIKVSTFCASTKLDDEQWEHLKWVIHQHNPSKFDDAAAPDYELLRKEFDNRVEQEIHKPIEQLKKKAKNHSKSPISNITQTKIYHRDPVIAAYVKNRANGHCQLCGAVAPFLDQNGEPYLECHHIQWLSEGGLDSIDNCVALCPNCHRKMHVVNDPKDKQVLLTVAAKED; encoded by the coding sequence ATGATATTTATTGAGAACTTCACTGTATCCAGAGATCGGGATGATTTCTTATATCTCTATGAAAATTTCCATGGCACAAATATTGATGAATTTCTCAAAGGGGTCAGCGAGCGGCATACGACATGGTCAGTTCCTAAGAATGCAGTACCTGGTGACACAATCATCTTTATGTGTGCCAAACAGGCAAGAGCGAACCTTGGAATGGCAACCTCTCACATGGACTTTTCCGCTGATTCGGGCCTTGAAAAATTCATTACCAAGCAAAAGAACTTTTATCAGCAATACAGCGGCAAATTACTTGGCTATGGTGTTGTAAATTCTTATCCAATGGGAGACGGGTCATATTGGATGTCGGAGATATCGGACGTAGAAGGATTAGCGGAGCCGATTGATTATCGGGAGATCAAAAGTTTCATAAAAGTTAGCACCTTTTGTGCTTCGACTAAGCTGGATGATGAACAATGGGAGCACTTGAAGTGGGTTATTCATCAGCATAATCCTTCGAAGTTTGATGATGCTGCCGCACCTGATTATGAATTGTTGCGGAAAGAGTTTGATAATCGGGTGGAACAGGAGATTCATAAACCGATCGAACAATTGAAAAAGAAAGCTAAGAATCACAGTAAGTCTCCAATATCCAATATCACCCAGACTAAGATTTATCATCGTGATCCAGTGATTGCGGCATACGTAAAGAACCGGGCAAATGGGCATTGCCAGTTATGCGGGGCAGTAGCGCCATTTCTTGACCAAAACGGGGAACCTTATCTTGAATGTCATCATATTCAGTGGCTTTCTGAAGGCGGCTTGGATTCCATTGATAATTGTGTTGCTTTGTGCCCTAATTGTCATAGAAAAATGCATGTTGTGAATGACCCAAAGGACAAACAGGTATTACTGACTGTAGCAGCAAAAGAAGATTAA
- a CDS encoding site-specific integrase, with amino-acid sequence MLSESKSSDLFRDYYSDWVSVYKEGAIRDVTLNKYHMAQAWLDKLVPDLKLCELTRVSYQQLINDYAKDHERQTTMDFHHQLKGAILDAVDDGLIERDPTRKVIIKGKTPSSKKVKYLNQFELHTLLTSLDLRNEINWDWFILLVAKTGMRFSEALAITPNDFDFSHQTVSISKTWNYKNGGGFTATKNKSSVRRIQIDWQLVMQFSALTRDLAPDQPIFVRGQNIYNSTINDILERYCKQLKIPVISIHGLRHTHASILLFAGVSIASVARRLGHASMTTTQKTYLHIIQELENKDVDLVMRSLSNLT; translated from the coding sequence ATGCTGAGTGAAAGCAAATCATCAGATTTATTTCGTGACTACTATTCGGACTGGGTTTCGGTTTATAAGGAAGGGGCAATCCGCGATGTTACGCTGAATAAGTATCATATGGCGCAGGCATGGCTCGATAAGCTTGTGCCGGATCTGAAACTGTGCGAACTGACGAGAGTAAGCTACCAGCAGCTGATCAATGACTATGCAAAGGATCATGAGCGGCAGACAACGATGGACTTTCATCATCAGTTGAAAGGCGCCATTCTGGATGCGGTTGACGATGGACTGATTGAACGTGACCCGACCCGGAAGGTGATCATTAAGGGAAAGACACCATCCAGTAAGAAGGTCAAGTACCTGAATCAGTTTGAGCTTCATACTTTGTTAACGAGTCTGGATCTGAGGAATGAAATTAACTGGGACTGGTTCATTCTGCTGGTGGCGAAGACAGGGATGCGTTTCTCGGAGGCCCTTGCCATAACGCCGAATGACTTTGATTTTTCACACCAGACGGTATCGATCAGTAAAACCTGGAATTATAAGAATGGCGGCGGATTTACGGCAACGAAGAATAAGTCGTCGGTACGGCGGATTCAGATTGACTGGCAGCTGGTAATGCAGTTTTCAGCGTTGACTCGTGATCTTGCACCGGATCAGCCAATCTTTGTGCGGGGACAGAATATCTACAATTCCACCATTAATGACATTCTGGAGCGGTATTGTAAGCAGCTTAAAATTCCGGTGATTTCGATTCACGGTTTGCGGCATACGCATGCGTCGATTCTGTTATTTGCGGGAGTATCTATTGCCAGCGTGGCCCGCAGACTTGGGCACGCGAGCATGACAACGACGCAGAAAACGTACCTTCACATTATTCAGGAACTGGAGAACAAGGATGTTGACCTTGTGATGCGTTCCTTGTCGAACCTTACATAA
- a CDS encoding type I restriction endonuclease subunit R, EcoR124 family, giving the protein MTGFSVEADFEKAVITELQRNGWSDKVLMHPTEQDLIQNWADILFENNRGIDQLNGCPLIPEEMDELLEQITALRTPLALNEFINGTYVSLTRKNPADQLHYGKEVSLKIYSRSEIAGGQSRYQIAEQPEFGHHDAIYHTRRGDLMLLINGLPVFHIELKRSGVPYEEACRQIEIYAHEGIFTGLFSLIQIFVAMNPEDGVYFANPGPDGKFNPDFFFHWEDFNNEPFHNWKDIVSNLLCIPQAHEMIGYYSVPDKSDGILKVMRSYQYWAATKISDRVTANEKHWGDGNQLGGYIWHTTGSGKTMTSFKSAQLIADSHDADKVVFLMDRIELGVQSVREYRGFADSADQVQDTENTYKLIEKLTSNNPNDSLIVTSIQKMSRLKEDAGGMLREKDLENIRRKRVVFIVDECHRSTFGDMLLTIKYTFPNALFFGFTGTPVFTENSRRQLTTADIFGNELHRYSIADGIRDKNVLGFDPTMVMVYPDKELRKMVALEQAHASTVDEALKDPKKKAIYYKFMSSAEVPMAGDGERKGIEDYVDSSAWRSEKYQEAVVDNIAGDRDSMSHGYLLHAIFATSSIPEAISYYRLFKKRAPQLRVTCIFDPTIDNAGGETSILKDDGIREMLIDYNDRYNQNFDMAHYDGFKRDVAARIAHKSPYIRMKPEQQLDMMIVVNQMLTGFDSKWINTLYLDKVLEYQNLIQAFSRTNRLFDQHEKPFGSIRYYRMPHTMKRNIEEAVELYSGDKPRGLFADHLPDNIRHMNVTFQDIVRIFKSAGIPEMDRLPDDVPSKAKFAKLFREFSGYLQAATIQGFSWDKKVYSARIDADDPTEDTVTVEPGREEYLTLLQRYKELGGGNGDDDNGEGGEITFAIDPYLTELSTGTIDNEYMNSRFEKWKKQLTQPNVDPAELEQSLADLHKAFSTLSQEEQKFAELFLHDVQTGDVELEDGKPFRSYIVDYMNTEKKNEVHRLHECLGVDENLVMDLLDRHVTKDTINQYGRFDELRDSVILENAEAYFAVVDGERRPPFIVRNEADKLLMDFILSGGKMI; this is encoded by the coding sequence ATGACTGGATTTAGTGTAGAGGCTGATTTTGAGAAGGCAGTAATTACTGAGCTGCAGCGTAATGGGTGGAGTGACAAGGTTTTGATGCATCCGACGGAGCAGGATCTGATTCAAAACTGGGCAGATATTCTCTTTGAGAACAATCGTGGCATTGATCAGTTGAATGGCTGTCCCCTGATTCCGGAAGAGATGGATGAACTGTTGGAACAGATTACGGCGCTGCGGACGCCGTTGGCACTAAATGAGTTTATTAATGGCACGTATGTTTCGTTGACGCGAAAAAATCCTGCAGATCAGCTTCACTATGGTAAGGAAGTCAGTTTGAAGATTTATTCTCGAAGTGAAATTGCCGGTGGGCAGAGCCGTTATCAGATAGCGGAGCAACCGGAGTTTGGTCACCATGATGCGATCTATCATACGCGGCGCGGTGACCTGATGTTACTGATTAATGGGCTTCCGGTGTTCCACATTGAGCTTAAGAGGAGCGGGGTTCCTTATGAGGAGGCATGCCGACAGATTGAGATTTATGCACATGAAGGAATATTTACCGGTCTCTTTTCGCTGATACAGATATTTGTGGCAATGAACCCGGAGGATGGGGTGTACTTTGCAAATCCTGGCCCTGATGGGAAGTTCAATCCTGATTTTTTCTTCCATTGGGAGGACTTCAATAACGAGCCTTTTCATAATTGGAAAGATATTGTGTCTAATCTTTTGTGCATTCCACAGGCACATGAGATGATCGGCTATTATTCGGTCCCGGATAAGTCGGACGGTATTCTTAAAGTGATGCGCAGCTATCAATACTGGGCAGCTACAAAGATCAGTGATCGCGTCACGGCAAATGAAAAACACTGGGGAGATGGAAACCAGCTTGGAGGATATATCTGGCATACAACCGGGTCAGGAAAGACAATGACTTCCTTCAAGTCGGCGCAGCTGATTGCAGATTCTCATGATGCGGATAAGGTTGTTTTCCTGATGGACCGGATCGAACTTGGCGTTCAGTCTGTCAGAGAATACCGCGGATTTGCGGACAGTGCGGATCAGGTACAGGATACGGAAAATACCTATAAGCTGATTGAAAAACTTACAAGCAATAATCCGAATGACAGCCTTATCGTTACCTCGATTCAGAAGATGAGTCGCCTCAAAGAAGATGCCGGGGGCATGCTCAGAGAGAAGGATCTGGAGAATATACGCCGGAAACGTGTCGTATTTATTGTTGATGAGTGTCACCGTTCAACGTTCGGAGATATGTTGTTGACGATTAAGTACACGTTCCCCAATGCGCTTTTCTTTGGCTTTACGGGTACGCCGGTCTTTACAGAAAATAGTCGCAGGCAGCTTACGACGGCGGATATCTTTGGAAATGAACTTCATCGCTACAGTATTGCGGACGGTATTCGGGATAAAAATGTTCTTGGCTTTGATCCGACAATGGTCATGGTGTATCCGGATAAAGAACTGCGCAAGATGGTTGCCCTGGAACAGGCCCATGCCTCGACTGTGGATGAAGCACTCAAGGATCCAAAGAAGAAGGCAATTTACTATAAGTTTATGTCATCGGCTGAAGTTCCGATGGCTGGCGACGGCGAACGGAAAGGAATCGAAGATTACGTCGATTCAAGTGCATGGAGATCCGAAAAGTATCAGGAAGCAGTTGTTGATAACATCGCAGGTGACCGCGACTCGATGAGCCATGGATATTTACTGCATGCAATTTTCGCTACGAGCAGCATTCCGGAAGCAATTTCCTATTATCGTCTGTTTAAGAAGCGTGCGCCGCAGCTTCGCGTCACCTGTATCTTTGACCCGACGATTGATAATGCGGGAGGCGAAACTTCCATTCTGAAGGATGATGGCATCCGTGAAATGCTCATAGATTATAATGACCGCTACAATCAGAACTTTGACATGGCCCACTATGACGGCTTTAAACGTGATGTTGCGGCTCGGATTGCGCATAAGTCGCCGTATATCCGCATGAAGCCGGAGCAGCAGCTGGATATGATGATCGTTGTCAACCAGATGCTGACGGGATTTGACTCAAAGTGGATCAATACCCTGTACCTCGATAAGGTATTGGAATATCAGAATCTGATTCAGGCATTTTCCAGAACGAATCGCCTGTTTGATCAACATGAGAAGCCGTTCGGTTCTATTCGTTACTATCGCATGCCACATACAATGAAGCGGAACATCGAAGAGGCGGTCGAGTTGTACTCTGGCGATAAGCCAAGGGGACTGTTTGCTGATCACTTGCCGGATAACATCCGCCACATGAATGTAACCTTCCAGGATATTGTCAGAATTTTTAAGAGCGCCGGTATTCCAGAGATGGACAGGCTCCCGGACGATGTCCCGTCGAAGGCGAAATTCGCGAAATTATTCCGCGAATTTTCAGGCTATTTGCAGGCGGCAACAATCCAGGGATTTAGCTGGGATAAGAAGGTTTACAGCGCACGTATCGACGCTGATGATCCGACGGAAGACACGGTGACTGTTGAGCCCGGTAGAGAAGAGTATTTGACACTTCTGCAGCGTTATAAGGAACTTGGCGGCGGAAATGGCGACGATGATAATGGCGAGGGCGGCGAAATAACATTTGCAATTGATCCTTATCTGACGGAGCTGAGTACCGGGACCATTGATAATGAGTATATGAATTCCCGCTTCGAAAAGTGGAAGAAGCAGTTGACACAGCCGAATGTGGATCCGGCCGAGCTGGAGCAGTCCCTTGCGGATCTTCATAAGGCGTTTTCAACGCTGTCTCAGGAAGAACAGAAGTTTGCGGAACTGTTTCTGCATGACGTTCAGACGGGCGATGTTGAGCTGGAGGATGGGAAACCTTTCCGCAGCTACATCGTTGATTATATGAATACAGAAAAGAAGAATGAGGTTCATCGTCTTCATGAATGCCTTGGCGTCGATGAGAATCTCGTGATGGATCTGCTTGATCGCCATGTGACAAAGGACACGATAAATCAGTATGGCCGCTTTGATGAGCTGCGCGACAGCGTCATTTTGGAAAATGCGGAAGCATATTTTGCGGTGGTCGATGGTGAGCGCAGGCCGCCGTTCATTGTTCGTAATGAGGCGGATAAGCTGCTAATGGACTTTATACTTTCGGGCGGGAAAATGATCTGA
- a CDS encoding restriction endonuclease subunit S, protein MTENEKTKNTPALRFKGFTDDWEQRKLSSLFARFDDGDWIEAKDQSSLGVRLVQTGNVGVTEFIDKADNKKWISEETFNRLNCEEIFPGDILISRLPEPAGRACIVPETGTRMITAVDCTIARTSAENSAAFIVQCLSTPGYFKWVNTCLAGGTRQRISRSMLGAYDVMVPPTIGEQKQIGAYFQRLDHLITLHQRQHGAGLYN, encoded by the coding sequence ATGACTGAGAACGAAAAAACAAAGAATACTCCTGCTCTTCGCTTCAAAGGTTTCACAGACGATTGGGAACAGCGTAAGTTGTCCTCCCTCTTTGCACGATTTGATGATGGCGATTGGATTGAAGCCAAAGATCAGAGCTCTTTAGGCGTCAGATTAGTACAAACAGGCAATGTTGGAGTAACTGAATTTATAGATAAAGCCGATAACAAAAAATGGATTTCAGAAGAGACTTTTAACAGGCTCAATTGTGAAGAAATTTTTCCGGGAGATATTCTGATTTCAAGATTGCCCGAACCTGCAGGAAGAGCCTGTATAGTGCCAGAAACTGGCACTCGCATGATAACTGCTGTTGATTGTACCATTGCTAGAACTTCTGCAGAAAATTCCGCAGCCTTTATTGTTCAGTGCTTGTCCACACCTGGATATTTTAAGTGGGTTAATACCTGCTTGGCAGGTGGAACAAGGCAAAGAATTAGCAGAAGTATGCTTGGTGCCTATGATGTGATGGTTCCTCCAACTATAGGAGAACAGAAACAAATAGGAGCCTATTTCCAGAGACTCGACCACCTTATCACCCTTCATCAAAGACAGCATGGAGCTGGACTATATAATTGA